One genomic window of Corynebacterium sp. sy039 includes the following:
- a CDS encoding aminotransferase, with protein MGNNSADTTIIAIIADPLIDAAQTKELVAAALTNDMGVCVEANMLTATHAAQEKGTVVGAWVGYPTGKHHSLVKAAEARLAVQYGATHLVVVLDQAIVQRQDNAALMSELISLREAIPAPAHLGVVVETTMLEIAQTKNAAVQAAACGIDFLLTGTQSTAPEHIAELMALSAQGALGTMRIYAVSNLGAAADYAQYVPHGYWVYD; from the coding sequence ATGGGCAATAATTCTGCTGACACTACCATCATTGCCATCATCGCAGACCCGCTTATCGACGCTGCCCAAACAAAAGAATTAGTTGCCGCAGCACTAACCAATGACATGGGGGTATGCGTCGAAGCAAATATGCTGACTGCCACCCACGCTGCCCAGGAAAAAGGAACTGTTGTGGGAGCTTGGGTTGGGTATCCCACGGGAAAACATCATAGTTTGGTTAAAGCCGCAGAGGCACGTCTTGCGGTGCAATATGGGGCCACGCATCTTGTGGTGGTATTAGATCAAGCAATCGTGCAGCGTCAAGATAATGCTGCATTGATGTCTGAGTTGATTTCCTTGCGTGAAGCTATCCCGGCTCCGGCACACTTAGGTGTTGTTGTGGAAACAACCATGCTGGAGATAGCGCAAACAAAAAATGCTGCCGTGCAGGCAGCGGCATGTGGTATAGATTTTTTGCTCACTGGTACCCAGAGCACTGCGCCTGAGCATATTGCAGAATTGATGGCACTCAGTGCGCAAGGTGCACTGGGCACTATGCGCATTTATGCGGTGAGTAATCTCGGCGCCGCAGCTGATTATGCTCAGTATGTCCCACATGGGTATTGGGTATATGACTAG
- a CDS encoding DUF2516 family protein has product MGLFFLYKIGRIILALTGVVGAVLALLTRDDAFDAADRQSKWIWAGMLMIAAALVVYQLPFLTWIGIVIIGLYWFDVRPQIKDILNGRYDW; this is encoded by the coding sequence ATGGGCTTATTCTTTCTCTACAAAATTGGTCGAATAATTTTAGCGCTGACAGGTGTCGTTGGCGCCGTGCTAGCGTTGCTCACCAGAGATGATGCGTTCGACGCCGCGGATAGGCAAAGCAAGTGGATATGGGCAGGAATGCTCATGATTGCCGCAGCGCTTGTTGTGTATCAGCTCCCGTTTCTCACCTGGATCGGCATTGTCATTATTGGTTTGTACTGGTTCGATGTTCGCCCACAAATCAAAGACATACTCAATGGTCGTTATGATTGGTGA
- a CDS encoding UDP-N-acetylmuramate dehydrogenase, with amino-acid sequence MTDTFAVPVDDLRKIADVYVDEQSFADLTTLHLGGTPRATVHCRTKEAVCAVVELLDAKEIPLLIIGGGSNLVIADGEIPVVAVVMECAQIDVDPTTGVITAEAGAVWDTVVARSVAAGLGGIECLSGIPGSAGATPVQNVGAYGVEIADVLTRVELYDRRLARREWVSAQSLELGYRYSNLKFTNRAVVLAVELALHTDGLSAPLRFGELARAVGAQSGQQRYPIAQVREAVLELRQNKGMVYNEEDHDTWSAGSFFTNPIVDSEHSDYVRAQVAKLHDEQTAQAMPCYDLGDGKKKLSAAWLIDRAGFERGYPGMGQARLSTKHTLALTNRGAAKTEDLVALAREIRDGVKQRFGVNLVTEPVWIGIEL; translated from the coding sequence GTGACAGATACATTCGCAGTCCCCGTTGACGATCTAAGAAAAATTGCAGATGTGTACGTCGATGAGCAAAGTTTTGCTGATTTGACCACGCTTCACCTTGGTGGAACACCGCGTGCCACAGTCCATTGTCGCACTAAAGAGGCGGTTTGTGCTGTTGTCGAGCTTCTCGACGCCAAGGAGATTCCTTTGTTGATCATTGGGGGTGGTTCCAACCTTGTGATCGCTGATGGCGAAATTCCAGTAGTAGCCGTAGTGATGGAATGTGCTCAGATAGATGTGGATCCCACCACAGGAGTTATCACTGCTGAAGCTGGAGCAGTATGGGATACAGTGGTGGCGCGTAGTGTTGCAGCCGGACTTGGTGGTATTGAATGTTTATCAGGTATTCCGGGTTCTGCTGGTGCTACTCCGGTGCAAAATGTGGGTGCATATGGTGTGGAAATTGCTGATGTGCTCACGAGGGTAGAGCTTTATGATCGTCGGTTAGCACGGCGTGAGTGGGTCAGTGCACAGTCTCTTGAGTTGGGGTACCGCTATTCCAATCTCAAGTTCACCAATCGGGCAGTGGTGTTGGCAGTGGAGTTAGCTTTGCATACCGACGGTCTATCCGCCCCATTGCGTTTTGGTGAATTGGCTCGTGCAGTGGGTGCACAATCTGGGCAGCAGCGCTATCCGATCGCACAGGTACGTGAAGCAGTGCTTGAATTACGACAGAACAAGGGCATGGTTTATAACGAAGAGGATCATGACACATGGTCGGCAGGTTCTTTCTTTACCAACCCGATTGTGGATAGTGAGCACAGTGATTATGTGCGTGCGCAAGTCGCTAAGCTCCACGACGAACAGACTGCCCAAGCTATGCCATGTTATGACCTTGGCGACGGAAAAAAGAAGCTCTCAGCTGCGTGGTTAATTGATCGAGCCGGTTTTGAGCGCGGCTATCCCGGCATGGGGCAGGCGCGGTTATCGACTAAGCATACTCTTGCACTTACCAACCGAGGTGCGGCAAAAACTGAAGATCTTGTGGCTTTGGCGCGTGAGATACGCGATGGAGTAAAACAACGATTTGGTGTCAATTTGGTTACTGAGCCTGTATGGATAGGAATTGAGCTCTAG
- a CDS encoding LmeA family phospholipid-binding protein: MSNKKLTISFSILIALIILLLAAEGGLRMYVGKQIAEQLQTNARTDKKATVSFGTHPLLLGVVKKNISNVTINTPATVQIDHTTDGTPTISGVPEATLNVRDLSREDPQHPIAGTIDLNTTLSKEFMLAIIQQQVTHLGDPQYAGNNTTDDGRLDVDALARNLFKKDSDANAPAPGNSVLNGAGIGELIKNFIQVTNLDTDPATGTLHIEISNGLAKLVVEPQAKDGKLVVTAKNTDIFGHELPAFVSTALNDGFAKLSDSFEQNLRIEQVEVVEEGMKLHLVGENVDLSRYDTAQAQER; encoded by the coding sequence ATGAGCAACAAAAAACTCACAATCAGCTTTAGTATCCTGATCGCACTCATCATCTTGTTGCTTGCCGCCGAAGGCGGGCTAAGGATGTACGTCGGAAAGCAAATCGCCGAGCAGCTGCAAACTAACGCTCGCACTGATAAAAAGGCAACGGTTTCTTTTGGCACGCATCCCTTGTTGCTGGGAGTAGTGAAGAAAAATATCTCAAATGTCACCATCAATACTCCCGCAACAGTGCAGATTGATCACACTACCGACGGCACCCCTACAATCAGCGGCGTGCCTGAGGCAACCCTGAATGTTCGCGATCTTTCCCGCGAGGATCCACAGCACCCTATAGCTGGGACTATTGACTTAAACACCACGTTGAGCAAAGAGTTCATGCTTGCCATCATTCAGCAACAGGTCACACACCTGGGTGATCCACAATATGCTGGCAATAACACTACCGACGACGGGCGCCTCGATGTCGATGCTTTGGCACGCAACCTCTTCAAGAAAGACTCAGACGCCAATGCACCAGCACCAGGTAATTCTGTACTCAATGGCGCAGGGATTGGTGAACTAATCAAAAACTTTATCCAGGTGACTAACCTTGATACCGACCCCGCTACTGGGACTCTCCACATTGAAATCAGCAACGGTCTAGCAAAACTGGTAGTAGAGCCACAAGCCAAAGACGGAAAACTTGTGGTTACCGCAAAAAATACTGACATTTTTGGTCATGAGTTGCCTGCGTTTGTATCCACTGCACTCAATGATGGCTTTGCCAAGCTCTCTGATTCTTTTGAGCAAAACCTAAGAATAGAGCAAGTCGAGGTCGTGGAAGAAGGAATGAAACTCCACCTCGTTGGTGAGAATGTCGACCTTTCTCGTTACGATACGGCTCAAGCTCAAGAGCGCTAG
- the mshA gene encoding D-inositol-3-phosphate glycosyltransferase codes for MSGMRVAMISMHTSPLSQPGVGDAGGMNVYILNIATQLARQGIKVDIFTRATSSSQGDVISVAPNLRVVNIVAGPYEGLAKEELATQLAAFAGGIIQFVKCDDELRHDVYDLIHSHYWLSGQVGWLLRDLWEVPFIHTAHTLASVKNRYREQTLSSESESRRICEQQLVDNADVLVVNTFEETNDLVRHYDATPEKIAVISPGVDTTLFTPGTARNTETARRNLGIPMHAKVIAFVGRLQKFKGINVLLNALGRIYDADPNAQIRLLICGGASGSETVMSQYIELTHQLGIAHRVRFLQPRPPTELVELYQAADIVAVPSFNESFGLVAMEAQASGTPVVAAKVGGLPIAIADGQTGILVDGHDPDDWAQVLSSILDDDQMRNQMAEEAVLHAAHFSWEAAASKMATVYSDALTAEIPVCRDRDAYGGTE; via the coding sequence ATGAGTGGTATGCGCGTTGCCATGATTTCTATGCATACTTCACCTTTATCTCAACCAGGTGTGGGCGATGCAGGTGGAATGAATGTTTATATTCTCAACATTGCTACCCAATTAGCTCGTCAGGGGATTAAAGTCGATATATTCACCAGGGCAACGTCGTCCAGCCAAGGTGATGTTATCTCTGTTGCTCCTAATCTTCGGGTGGTCAACATTGTGGCAGGTCCTTATGAAGGGCTTGCGAAAGAAGAACTGGCAACACAATTAGCAGCATTTGCCGGCGGAATTATTCAGTTTGTTAAATGTGATGATGAGCTGCGCCATGACGTGTATGACCTCATTCATTCGCATTATTGGTTATCGGGGCAAGTCGGTTGGCTATTGCGCGACCTGTGGGAGGTTCCTTTTATTCATACAGCGCATACCCTGGCCTCGGTGAAAAACAGGTATCGTGAGCAAACGCTGAGTAGTGAATCAGAATCGCGTCGGATATGCGAGCAGCAATTGGTCGATAACGCTGATGTCCTGGTAGTAAATACCTTTGAGGAAACAAATGACCTCGTGCGCCATTACGACGCCACTCCAGAGAAAATTGCGGTGATTTCCCCAGGGGTAGACACCACGCTTTTTACCCCAGGTACCGCGCGCAATACTGAGACAGCGCGCAGGAACCTCGGTATTCCCATGCACGCTAAAGTCATTGCTTTTGTGGGGCGGCTGCAAAAATTTAAGGGAATCAATGTGCTCTTAAACGCCCTTGGTCGCATATACGACGCCGATCCCAATGCACAAATCCGCCTACTCATTTGTGGTGGTGCCTCGGGTTCTGAAACGGTAATGAGCCAATATATTGAGCTTACGCATCAGCTTGGTATTGCTCATCGAGTGCGTTTTTTGCAGCCACGTCCACCCACAGAGTTGGTGGAACTCTATCAAGCAGCAGACATTGTTGCTGTGCCAAGTTTTAATGAGTCCTTTGGCTTAGTAGCTATGGAGGCTCAGGCAAGTGGCACCCCTGTGGTTGCCGCAAAGGTAGGTGGCTTGCCCATTGCCATTGCCGACGGTCAAACAGGGATACTCGTCGATGGGCATGACCCGGATGATTGGGCTCAGGTGCTCAGCTCTATCTTGGACGATGACCAAATGCGCAATCAAATGGCAGAAGAAGCGGTATTGCACGCTGCTCATTTTTCGTGGGAAGCAGCGGCAAGCAAAATGGCAACAGTGTATTCCGATGCTTTGACTGCTGAGATACCGGTGTGCCGTGATCGTGACGCTTATGGTGGCACAGAATAA
- a CDS encoding long-chain-fatty-acid--CoA ligase — protein MPDATHSTAYENKSWLQNYGEWTPHTLDYEDTTLLDIYDNNLAINADKTATYFFGRTQTYAELDKQVRSAAAGLRALGVRPGDRVAIILPNCPQHIAAYFAVLKLGATVVEHNPLYTAAELEPPFQDHAARVAIVWDKAASTLEKLRHNTSLETIISVNMINAMPALQRFALSLPIPPLKQKREQLSAPATNTMPWEVLTGTALGGDGSDIVSAPEVSKETVAVILYTSGTTGTPKGAQLTHGSLFANLLMGKHWVKGLGDQPERLLGALPFFHAYGLTIILNLSFLVGGEIILLPAPQIPLIMGIMKKRTPTWVPGVPTLYQKIIEAARKDNVSLSGIRNSFCGAATLPVKTVEDWEQLTGGLLVEGYGLTEASPIIVGNPMNGRRRPGYVGIPFPDTEVRIANPDNLDETQPDGVEGEILVRGPQIFAGYLNQPEATAQSFHGTWYRTGDVGVMEEDGFIRLVARIKEVIITGGFNVYPAEVEEVLSQHPDIALSAVVGIPREDGSESVVAAIKLNEGAALDPEGLKEFCRSRLTRYKVPRTFYHFEELPQDNLGKILRRKVQEELIERTKK, from the coding sequence ATGCCAGATGCAACGCACTCGACAGCCTATGAAAATAAGTCCTGGCTGCAAAATTATGGCGAGTGGACTCCCCACACACTCGACTACGAAGACACCACCCTCCTTGATATTTACGACAATAACCTGGCAATCAATGCAGATAAAACCGCCACCTATTTCTTTGGACGCACCCAAACCTACGCAGAGCTAGACAAACAAGTCCGCTCGGCAGCAGCTGGCCTGCGTGCCCTAGGTGTGCGCCCTGGAGATCGCGTCGCCATCATTTTGCCAAACTGCCCACAACATATTGCCGCATATTTCGCCGTGCTCAAACTTGGCGCGACCGTCGTCGAGCATAATCCGCTTTATACTGCAGCGGAATTAGAACCGCCGTTCCAGGATCATGCGGCGCGGGTTGCGATTGTGTGGGACAAAGCCGCATCTACGCTAGAAAAATTGCGGCATAATACTTCACTGGAAACGATCATCAGTGTCAATATGATTAACGCTATGCCAGCCCTCCAGCGCTTTGCCTTGAGCCTGCCTATTCCACCACTCAAGCAAAAACGCGAGCAGCTGTCCGCACCTGCAACAAATACCATGCCGTGGGAGGTCCTCACCGGAACTGCTCTTGGTGGCGACGGCAGTGATATTGTTTCTGCTCCTGAGGTGAGCAAAGAAACAGTGGCAGTTATTCTCTACACCTCTGGAACCACCGGCACCCCCAAGGGGGCACAGCTAACCCACGGTAGCTTATTTGCCAATTTGCTCATGGGTAAGCATTGGGTCAAAGGTCTTGGTGATCAGCCAGAACGCCTATTGGGCGCGTTACCGTTCTTTCATGCCTATGGTTTGACGATTATCCTTAATCTTTCTTTCCTAGTAGGTGGCGAGATCATCTTGCTGCCAGCTCCACAAATCCCACTCATCATGGGGATTATGAAAAAGCGTACCCCCACTTGGGTTCCCGGGGTGCCGACCTTGTATCAGAAAATCATTGAGGCAGCACGTAAAGATAATGTGTCGCTTTCTGGTATTCGCAATTCTTTCTGTGGCGCAGCTACCTTACCTGTGAAAACGGTGGAAGATTGGGAACAGCTCACTGGTGGTTTATTGGTCGAAGGCTATGGACTCACCGAAGCCTCCCCTATTATTGTTGGTAACCCCATGAATGGGCGTCGCCGACCTGGATATGTAGGTATCCCATTTCCCGATACTGAAGTACGTATTGCCAACCCGGATAATCTCGACGAAACCCAACCAGATGGCGTCGAAGGCGAGATTCTTGTGCGAGGTCCACAGATTTTTGCTGGTTATCTCAATCAACCAGAGGCGACTGCGCAAAGTTTCCACGGCACCTGGTATCGCACTGGCGACGTTGGGGTCATGGAAGAAGATGGTTTTATTCGTTTGGTTGCCCGCATTAAAGAAGTCATTATTACCGGTGGTTTTAATGTGTACCCGGCAGAGGTGGAAGAGGTACTCTCGCAGCATCCAGATATTGCCCTCAGTGCTGTGGTTGGTATTCCACGAGAAGATGGCTCAGAGTCTGTGGTAGCAGCGATTAAACTCAACGAAGGCGCTGCGCTTGATCCAGAAGGGCTCAAAGAATTCTGCCGGAGCCGCCTGACTCGGTATAAAGTTCCTCGCACGTTCTATCACTTTGAGGAGCTTCCTCAGGATAATCTCGGGAAGATTCTGCGTCGTAAAGTGCAAGAAGAACTTATAGAAAGAACAAAGAAATAG
- a CDS encoding DUF2505 domain-containing protein, whose protein sequence is MTSRSENTVIINQPIKKVHSAYTNADYWAYIAQNLSPEPGEVHEFTATDNGARVTLFEILPTSLLPEAVRAMISQSLKVKRVVTVTALADNSSTLDYTADVKGTPVDFKGTISLAGDEDKTTLTYANEITVNIPFMGSAIEPKVADALGELFTNEGQLTETWITNNS, encoded by the coding sequence ATGACTTCACGAAGTGAGAACACCGTTATTATTAACCAACCCATTAAAAAAGTGCATTCTGCCTACACTAATGCTGATTATTGGGCATATATTGCGCAGAACCTCAGCCCAGAACCAGGTGAAGTACATGAGTTCACCGCAACCGACAATGGGGCTCGCGTTACCCTATTTGAGATTCTGCCCACCTCTTTACTACCTGAAGCAGTACGCGCAATGATCTCACAATCACTCAAAGTAAAGCGCGTTGTCACCGTGACTGCACTTGCAGATAACAGCAGCACACTAGACTACACTGCCGACGTCAAAGGCACCCCGGTAGATTTCAAGGGCACAATCTCCCTCGCCGGCGACGAGGACAAAACCACCCTCACCTATGCCAATGAGATCACCGTCAATATCCCATTCATGGGTTCTGCTATTGAGCCAAAAGTTGCCGATGCCCTCGGTGAACTCTTCACCAATGAAGGCCAGCTCACCGAAACATGGATCACCAATAACAGCTAA
- a CDS encoding response regulator transcription factor, which produces MTTILLVEDEDSLAEPLIFLLKKEGFEVVHASDGASALVEFNRNEIDIVLLDLMLPGMSGTDVCKRLRAVSSVPVIMVTARDSEIDKVVGLELGADDYVTKPYSSRELIARVRAVLRRGGDSNYEEEENEQILVGGRVRMDIERHTVTVDGMQVQMPLKEFDLLEYLMRNHGRVLTRGQLIDRIWGADYVGDTKTLDVHIKRLRSKIEEEPSSPQHLLTVRGLGYKFDF; this is translated from the coding sequence ATGACAACAATTCTGCTGGTTGAAGATGAAGACTCATTGGCTGAACCATTGATCTTTTTGTTAAAAAAAGAGGGTTTTGAGGTAGTCCACGCTTCCGACGGTGCGAGTGCATTGGTCGAGTTTAATCGCAATGAGATTGATATTGTGCTGCTTGACCTCATGCTTCCCGGAATGTCAGGCACTGATGTGTGCAAGAGATTGCGTGCCGTTTCCTCTGTGCCTGTCATCATGGTTACTGCTCGGGATTCAGAAATCGACAAAGTTGTTGGTTTAGAACTTGGTGCAGACGATTACGTCACCAAACCCTATTCTTCTCGAGAACTGATCGCCAGGGTACGCGCGGTACTGCGTCGCGGTGGTGATAGCAATTACGAGGAAGAAGAAAACGAGCAGATTCTCGTTGGTGGTCGTGTGCGCATGGATATTGAACGCCACACAGTTACTGTCGACGGCATGCAAGTGCAAATGCCGCTCAAAGAGTTCGATCTCCTCGAGTACCTCATGCGCAATCATGGTCGAGTTCTCACTCGTGGTCAATTGATTGACCGCATCTGGGGAGCTGATTATGTTGGTGACACCAAAACTCTCGACGTCCACATCAAGCGTTTGCGCTCCAAAATTGAAGAAGAGCCTTCTTCACCACAGCACTTACTCACTGTGCGCGGTCTGGGCTATAAATTCGACTTCTAA
- a CDS encoding phosphoglyceromutase: MTIGKLILLRHGQSEWNESNQFTGWVDVNLTARGEQEAQRGGQLLAETGNLPDIVYTSLLRRAIRTANIALNAADRHWIPVVRDWRLNERHYGALQGLNKAETKEKYGDEQFMAWRRSYDTPPPALADDSTYSQAHDVRYRELDAVPQTECLKDVVERFIPYYESEILPRVKQGQTVLIAAHGNSLRALVKHLDNISDADIAQLNIPTGIPLVYELDESGAVRNPGGNYLDPQAAAAGAAAVAAQGAK; the protein is encoded by the coding sequence ATGACTATCGGAAAGTTAATTTTGCTTCGACATGGGCAAAGCGAATGGAATGAGTCTAATCAATTTACTGGTTGGGTGGATGTTAATCTCACAGCTCGTGGTGAACAAGAGGCACAGCGTGGTGGGCAACTATTAGCGGAAACAGGAAATTTGCCTGATATTGTTTATACCTCTTTGCTGCGTCGTGCTATTCGCACTGCGAATATCGCCCTGAATGCGGCAGATCGCCACTGGATACCAGTTGTGCGCGATTGGCGCTTGAATGAACGCCATTATGGTGCTCTGCAAGGATTAAATAAAGCAGAAACCAAAGAAAAGTATGGCGATGAGCAATTTATGGCGTGGCGTCGCTCGTATGATACTCCGCCACCAGCGCTGGCTGATGATAGCACCTATTCTCAAGCGCATGATGTTCGTTATCGTGAGCTTGACGCAGTGCCACAGACAGAATGTCTTAAAGACGTGGTAGAGCGATTTATTCCTTACTATGAGAGTGAGATTTTGCCACGAGTAAAGCAGGGGCAAACAGTGCTTATTGCTGCTCATGGTAATTCCTTGCGTGCATTGGTCAAGCACCTTGACAATATCTCAGATGCTGATATTGCTCAGTTGAATATCCCAACTGGTATCCCATTGGTCTATGAGTTAGATGAGTCTGGGGCAGTGCGTAATCCTGGTGGTAATTATCTTGATCCACAGGCAGCGGCAGCAGGTGCTGCAGCAGTTGCCGCGCAGGGTGCCAAATAA
- a CDS encoding cell wall metabolism sensor histidine kinase WalK yields MNLLAAFLLGVVMTGLALPAFKWIHSYVRKHRVATTLADNKITTISQVLHLTVQGSLTGVVVVERSGAVVLSNGRAHDLGLVHERTLVQEIQELIDEVLDDKETREIELKIRKRRTGSRITLVRAVVKPLTLADDRFVIVYASDESENARMESARRDFVANVSHELKTPVGGMALLSEALLEVVDDPEQVEYFATRLYKESHRLADMINELISLSRLQGAEALPDMESVSVNEVIEEALNRNILSAENAGIELRRSKAVDVSIMGDRNLLVTAVSNLISNAINYSPSAMPVTVSTKKVDDNTVHIRVTDHGIGISAEDQERVFERFFRVDKARSRSTGGTGLGLAIVKHVAANHGGHIKVWSRLGTGSTFTLELPIRQAKAHQEIPSEDIQPDLSLRSAATAKNTGSVISRATSRKKG; encoded by the coding sequence GTGAATCTTTTAGCAGCTTTTCTCTTGGGTGTGGTCATGACTGGCCTCGCCCTACCTGCGTTTAAGTGGATTCACTCCTATGTGCGTAAACATCGTGTTGCTACCACCCTGGCAGACAATAAAATCACCACTATCAGCCAAGTGTTGCACCTGACAGTGCAGGGTTCTTTGACCGGTGTGGTTGTCGTAGAGCGTTCTGGGGCAGTGGTGCTTTCTAATGGTAGAGCCCATGATTTGGGTCTGGTGCATGAGCGTACTCTCGTGCAAGAAATCCAAGAGCTTATCGACGAAGTCCTAGACGATAAAGAAACTCGAGAAATTGAGTTAAAAATACGCAAAAGGCGTACTGGTTCCAGAATTACCTTGGTGCGTGCCGTCGTGAAGCCACTGACTTTGGCTGATGATCGTTTTGTGATTGTGTATGCCTCTGATGAGTCAGAAAATGCTCGTATGGAATCTGCTCGCCGGGACTTTGTTGCCAATGTTTCTCATGAGCTCAAAACCCCGGTGGGCGGTATGGCATTATTGTCCGAGGCATTATTAGAAGTGGTTGATGATCCTGAGCAGGTGGAGTATTTTGCAACCCGCTTGTATAAAGAGTCGCATCGACTTGCTGACATGATTAATGAACTCATTTCTTTGTCTCGGCTCCAAGGTGCTGAGGCATTACCTGATATGGAATCTGTATCAGTTAATGAGGTTATCGAAGAGGCGCTTAATCGAAATATCCTCTCTGCAGAAAATGCTGGTATTGAATTAAGGCGCTCTAAGGCTGTCGATGTCTCCATTATGGGAGATAGGAATCTCCTGGTTACTGCGGTAAGTAATCTCATTTCTAATGCGATTAACTATTCTCCTTCAGCAATGCCAGTCACAGTTTCTACCAAAAAGGTTGATGACAATACCGTGCATATTCGGGTTACTGACCACGGCATTGGCATTAGTGCGGAAGATCAAGAGCGGGTGTTTGAGCGCTTTTTCCGCGTCGATAAAGCCAGATCGCGTTCCACAGGCGGTACTGGTTTAGGGCTTGCGATTGTGAAGCACGTTGCGGCGAATCATGGCGGGCATATCAAAGTGTGGTCGCGGCTTGGTACTGGCTCAACCTTTACGCTTGAGCTGCCTATTCGTCAGGCTAAAGCGCATCAAGAAATTCCTAGTGAAGATATCCAACCAGATTTGTCGTTGCGTTCTGCGGCGACTGCCAAAAACACCGGATCTGTAATATCTAGAGCAACCTCGCGTAAGAAAGGTTAA
- a CDS encoding class I SAM-dependent methyltransferase, which yields MANHAHNMRADFSATHPGRGFMHSTHPTRPVGVITRGTTAINRLRRCDRWAAHNPTIRYALTHTDSALALDVGYGASYHTTVEWARWLRTIRQDVRVIGLEIDPNRIQEPRYGVSFELGGFELAGYRPTLVRAFNVLRQYDVADVEQSWRMVCERLAPGGLFIEGTCDELGRRSTWILLDKTGPQSLTLAWDPHDMDKPSDIAERLPKILIQRNVVGEKIYDLLQLCDQAWQHCAPWSIYGPRVRWHKTRELLRQQGLEFTPIRRRVRDNQITFSWSQVCP from the coding sequence ATGGCAAACCACGCCCATAATATGCGTGCAGATTTTTCTGCAACTCATCCCGGGCGTGGTTTTATGCATTCTACCCACCCCACACGCCCAGTCGGAGTCATTACCCGAGGCACCACTGCCATTAATCGACTACGCCGTTGTGATAGGTGGGCAGCGCACAACCCCACCATACGCTACGCCTTGACCCATACTGACTCTGCCCTTGCTCTCGACGTCGGCTATGGCGCAAGCTACCACACCACTGTGGAATGGGCGAGGTGGTTGCGCACGATTCGCCAGGATGTCCGCGTCATTGGCTTAGAAATAGATCCCAATCGTATCCAAGAACCACGCTATGGAGTGAGCTTCGAGCTAGGTGGTTTTGAGCTGGCAGGGTATCGCCCCACTCTCGTGCGGGCTTTTAATGTGCTTCGCCAATATGATGTCGCCGATGTGGAACAATCCTGGCGCATGGTATGCGAGCGACTTGCCCCAGGCGGACTTTTTATTGAGGGCACCTGCGATGAATTAGGCAGACGATCCACCTGGATTCTACTAGATAAAACAGGCCCACAATCACTGACCTTGGCATGGGACCCGCATGACATGGACAAGCCTTCAGATATTGCTGAGCGCTTGCCCAAAATCCTCATTCAACGCAATGTTGTCGGGGAGAAAATCTATGATCTTTTACAGTTATGCGACCAAGCCTGGCAGCATTGCGCCCCGTGGAGTATTTATGGTCCGCGAGTACGGTGGCACAAAACACGCGAACTACTGCGTCAACAAGGACTAGAGTTTACCCCTATTCGCAGGCGAGTTCGCGATAATCAAATCACTTTCTCCTGGTCACAGGTCTGCCCATAA